The following proteins are co-located in the Streptomyces sp. NBC_00435 genome:
- a CDS encoding cold-shock protein yields the protein MATGTVKWFNSEKGFGFIEQDGGGPDVFAHYSNIAAQGFRELQEGQKVNFDVTQGQKGPQAENITPA from the coding sequence ATGGCCACCGGAACCGTGAAGTGGTTCAACTCGGAAAAGGGCTTCGGCTTCATCGAGCAGGACGGTGGAGGCCCGGACGTCTTCGCCCACTACTCGAACATCGCCGCCCAGGGCTTCCGTGAGCTCCAGGAAGGCCAGAAGGTGAACTTCGACGTCACCCAGGGCCAGAAGGGCCCCCAGGCGGAGAACATCACCCCCGCCTAA